The Streptomyces sp. NBC_01363 region TCGACCTCCTCGGCGCGCCCGGCGTCCCCGAGGCCCTCGGCGCCACCCCGCCCCAGGAACTGGCCGACGCGGTCCACATGTCCTGGGTCCGCTTCGTCAGCGACCTCGACCCGGGTGAGACCTGGCCCCCTACACCACGGCCTCCCGCCTCTGGAACCGCACACCGCACACTGCTCACGACCCCCTGAGCCGGCTCCGGAGGCCGTAGCAGTTCCAGGGCCCACCAGCCGTGACGGTCAGGCCTCCAGGGGCTTCGGCGGAGCGACCACGATGTCCCGCTTGAGGATCTTGCCGGTCGCTCCCTTGGGCAGCGCGTCGGCGAACCGCACTATCCGCGGGTACTTGTAGGCCGCCACCCGCTGTCTGACATAGTCGCGCAGTTCGTCCGACGCCGTGCGGGCACCGGGCCGCAGGACCACCACGGCGGCGATCTCCTCGCCGTGCACGGGGTCGGGAACACCGACCACCGCGGCCTCCAGGACGTCCGGGTGCTGGTACAGGACCTCCTCGATCTCCCGCGGGTACACGTTGTAGCCGCCGCGGATGACCAGGTCCTTCTTGCGGTCGACGACGAAGTAGTAGCCGTCCGCGTCGGCACGGGCGAGATCACCGCTGTGGAACCACCCGTCGCGGAAGGCGAGCGCGGTGGCGTCCGGCCGGTTCCAGTACCCCTTCATGACGTTCGTGCCCCGGATCACCAGTTCGCCGACCTCGCCGGGGCCGACCGGGGAACCGTCGTCCGCGACGAGCCGCAACTCGACTCCGTGCACGGGAACCCCGATGGAGCCGGGCTTGCGGGCTCTGTCCGGCGGGTTGAAGCAGGCCACCGGAGACGTCTCCGAGAGGCCGTAGCCCTCCAGCACGGTGACACCCAGTTCCCGCTCGGCGGCGTGCAACAACTCGACGGGCAGCGAGGCGCCGCCCGAGACCGCCAGGCGCAGCCGCGGCAGGGGCTGCTGTCGGATGCCGTTCTGGAGGAGCGCGTTGTACATCGTGGGCACCCCCAGGAAGACGGTCACCTCGTCCCGGCGCATCGTCTCCAGGGCTCCGCCCGCGTCGAAGCGGGGCAGCAGGGTCAGGCAACAGCCCGCCGCGACCGCGGTGTTGAGGGCACAGGTCTGCCCGAACGCGTGGAACAACGGGAGACCTCCGAACAGGACATCGTCCGGCCCCACTCGCAGCAGCGTCCGCGCCGTCGTCAGCGCGTTGCTCACGAGGTTGCGATGCGTCAGCTCCGCACCTTTCGGCGTCCCTGTGGTGCCGGACGTGTAAAGAATCACCGCGGTGTCGTCGTCGGCACAGCGGGCCGCCCCGGTCATCGGCGGGACCGAGCGCAACAGCGCGTCGAACACCACCGGATCCGCGACCAGGCACTCCGCACCGGCCTGCGCCGCCGCCGGTGCGACCTCGTCCGCGCAGGAAGGAGAGGCCACCACCAGACGGGCACCGCAGTCACGGAGCACGAAAGCCATCTCGCCGGACTTCAGCAGTGGATTCATCGGTACCACCACACCACCGGCCCGCAGGATGCCGTAGTACACGACGGGGAAGTGGATGACGTTGGGCAGGGCCACCGCCACGCGGTCGCCCGCCCGCAGCCCTTCGGCGCGCAGAAGTGCGGCGAACCTGGCTGTCATGTCGTCGAGCCGGGAGTACGTGAGCAGGGCCCCGTCCTGCCGCACGGCCGTCCGGTCAGCGTGGGACCGGACGGATCGGGCCAGGAGTGCGAACAGGTCGGTCATGTGGCTTCCTTGCCGTCGAGGATTGCGGGGTGATCACATCGCGTGGCGCGACTCCGCCGCGGCCACCGCCGGGGGAGTGCGCGTCGCCCCAGAACTCCGGGGGCAGCTCGCGGGGGCGATGCGGGGTGAGCCACAGCCGGAGTGCGTTGAACCGCGGTTCGGGCCCGGTGGCGTCCGCCGGTGCCGTGAGGGAGTGCAGGACCGCGTGGTTGTTGACCAGCAGCAGGTCTCCTGGGGCGAGAGCGAGGTCGAGGCGGAGCTCCGGGGCGGCCGCCCACCCGTCGATGTGGTCGAAAAGTTCCCGTTCGCCGGGGGTCAGGCGCGGCACGTCGGGAAAACGCTGTGCCGACTCCAACCGGTGACGGTCGTAACGCAGGCTGAACCGCTCCGGGTCGCGGTGGGCGAGGGGCACCGCGTGGCAGCGGCGCTGCCCCGGAGCCTGCTCTCCGAGGCGGTCGAGGAAGTACGTGCGATAGAGATCGTCGATGAGCTCGGGCCGACGCGCCAGCACGGTGTTGTGGACCGCCGCCGAACTGCCCAGCGCCACATGCCCTGCGCCGCCGTCATTGCGCAGGCACAGCACAGCGAGCGTGTCGGCCTCGTCGGTGTGGAACGGCCGTGCTGCCCGGATCTCGTGCGTGGCCTCGATGTGGCCGAGCATGTGTCCCGTCGCGTTCTGCGACACCGGGATGCCGAGATGCCGGCCCAGGCCCCAGAGAAGGACGCCGGCCGCCGCGAGGCCGAAGCGCTCGACCGGGACGCGGCGGACCAGGACGAAGCCCCGGCCGTTCTCCAACTCATCGGCCATTCCCGCTAGTTGTGAAGCGAGTGCCGGTAGGGGGAAGTGGTCTGCGGATATCCTCAGCAGCGGGGTTCCCCGTACACGTACCGCCTGCAGCGCCGAGTCGAGCTCGTCGAGGTGAGCCGGTGCGAGATGCCGCTCCCAGGCACGGGAGTGCGCCAGCTCCGGACCCCGCCACACGGCAGAACCGGTGCAGGGGCTACGGGGAACATCTGCTGTTGGCCCGCCCGCCACGATTCTTCTCCTCTCTTCGTCGGCGAATACCATTGCACCCAGGGATGGAATTCCGATGCCGTTCACGAATTCGATCCGAGAACGAGCCTTTTCAACAGGCCTAGAATTTGCCAGGGTGTTTGTGCCGGAATTCTTTGATGATTCCGCGGTGGTGCCACGCTAGGTCAAGGTCCGACGCATCGCTTGACCTGACGGGACAGATCGCTTATCAGTTTGGGACAGAGCCTTGGAGCGCCCCGACTGGAACAGAGCCTTGGAGTGCCCGATGAAGCCGCTGGTCCGCAACGCCGCACTGAGCAACTACATAGAGCTCAGCCAGTCCCTCGGTATCGATCCGCGCACCCTGATGAAGCGCGTCGGTCTCGACCCGGTCGGGCTCGCCGTCCAGGACCGGTGGATCTCCGGCATCGCTGTCACCGAGCTCCTCGAACTCTCCGCCGCGGCCGCCGACCGCGACGAGTTCGGCCTGCTTCTCGCCGAGCGCCGCCGCTTCTCGAATCTCGGACCCATCAGCCTCGTCCTGCGCGAGGAGCCCGATGTCCGCAGCGTCATCCGGCTCCTGGTCCGCCACGAGCGGATGTACAACGAGATGCTGCACAGCCGGCTCACCGAGGCGAACGGACTCGCCACCGTCAAGGTGAGCCT contains the following coding sequences:
- a CDS encoding TauD/TfdA family dioxygenase gives rise to the protein MVFADEERRRIVAGGPTADVPRSPCTGSAVWRGPELAHSRAWERHLAPAHLDELDSALQAVRVRGTPLLRISADHFPLPALASQLAGMADELENGRGFVLVRRVPVERFGLAAAGVLLWGLGRHLGIPVSQNATGHMLGHIEATHEIRAARPFHTDEADTLAVLCLRNDGGAGHVALGSSAAVHNTVLARRPELIDDLYRTYFLDRLGEQAPGQRRCHAVPLAHRDPERFSLRYDRHRLESAQRFPDVPRLTPGERELFDHIDGWAAAPELRLDLALAPGDLLLVNNHAVLHSLTAPADATGPEPRFNALRLWLTPHRPRELPPEFWGDAHSPGGGRGGVAPRDVITPQSSTARKPHDRPVRTPGPIRPVPR
- a CDS encoding long-chain fatty acid--CoA ligase, yielding MTDLFALLARSVRSHADRTAVRQDGALLTYSRLDDMTARFAALLRAEGLRAGDRVAVALPNVIHFPVVYYGILRAGGVVVPMNPLLKSGEMAFVLRDCGARLVVASPSCADEVAPAAAQAGAECLVADPVVFDALLRSVPPMTGAARCADDDTAVILYTSGTTGTPKGAELTHRNLVSNALTTARTLLRVGPDDVLFGGLPLFHAFGQTCALNTAVAAGCCLTLLPRFDAGGALETMRRDEVTVFLGVPTMYNALLQNGIRQQPLPRLRLAVSGGASLPVELLHAAERELGVTVLEGYGLSETSPVACFNPPDRARKPGSIGVPVHGVELRLVADDGSPVGPGEVGELVIRGTNVMKGYWNRPDATALAFRDGWFHSGDLARADADGYYFVVDRKKDLVIRGGYNVYPREIEEVLYQHPDVLEAAVVGVPDPVHGEEIAAVVVLRPGARTASDELRDYVRQRVAAYKYPRIVRFADALPKGATGKILKRDIVVAPPKPLEA